The following is a genomic window from Salinibacterium sp. UTAS2018.
GGGCAAGAGCGCGGCCCGCAGACGTGAGCACGATGCCTCGGCCTACGCGCTCGGTGAGGGGGATTCCGGCCTCGCGTTCCAAGATTTTGAGCTGTTGAGAAACGGCGGATGGCGTGCGCATCGTCGCCTTAGCGACAGCCGTAATGCTGCCGCGATCGGCCAACTCTCGCAGCAGTTCCAAACGCCGTATTTCCATGTAGTTAGCCTACAAGGTTAGATAAGAAAGATCATCTTGTTCTAAAAGGTTGCGGAACGTCAGAATATAGACATGAACTTCGAACTAATCATCATCGCGGCACTTGCTGCAACCGGTATCGTCGCAACCCTGCGTGCCGTTGCAACCGACGGATACCGTCGAGTGCCCACCCGCCGCTACAACACCATGCCGTAGCCAACCGCCAGCCGGTTTACGCAACACCACAGCATTTCTGCTGTGGTGTTTTTGCGTTAACGGGCGTGCTGGCCCCGTCGGGCAGTACGGGCGGCCGCTAGCGCGGGCTGAGGCCGAGCTTGCGGCCAGCGACGCTGCGCTTGAGCGAGCGGAGAGTCGCGGCGAGAGCCGTGATGGCCTGCGCCGCCGGATCCTCGGGAGCTGCGATCACGACGGGAACCCCGGCGTCGCCGCCTTCGCGCAGGGCGATGCTAAGCGGAATGGACGCGAGTACCGAGACCGGCTCTTCTGGCGTGGAGAGCTTGGCTGCGGCATCCGCCCCGCCACCGGAACCAAAGAGTTCGAGCACGCTGCCGTCGGGCTGGGGGAGCCCCGCCATGTTTTCGATGACGCCAATCACTCGTTGACCGGTTTGGCGCGCAACAAGGCCGCTGCGTTCAGCAACATCGGCGGCGGCCGACTGCGGAGTCGTCACGACAACCACATCGGAGTGCGGCAGCAGTTGCCCGAGCGAGATCGCGACATCGCCGGTGCCCGGCGGAAGATCGAGCAGCAGCACGTCGAGGTCACCGAAGAACACGTCGGTCAAGAACTGCTGAATAGTGCGGTGCAACATCGGTCCACGCCACGACACAGCCGTGTTGTCTTCGACAAACATGCCGATCGAAATGACCTTCACGTCGTAGGCGACCGGCGGCAGAATCATCTCGCCGACCTGGGTCGGCTTCGCGCCGTGCAGGCCCAAGAGCCCGGGAATCGAGAAACCAAAAACGTCGGCATCGATAACCCCGACCCGCAGACCACTCTGAGCGAGCGAGACCGCGAGGTTCGCCGTGAGCGTCGACTTGCCGACTCCGCCCTTGCCGCTCGTCACTGCCACAATCTGAGTCAGTGAATCGGGCCCGAACTGCATCGTCTTGGGCTTGCCCTTGCGCAGCTTCTCAGTGAGCGCCTCGCGTTGCGCGCGCGTCATCACCGATACGTTCACCGTGACCGCCGTGATGCCGGCCACACGCTCGGTAGCCTCACGCACGTCACGTTCGATTGAGGTGGCGGCCGGGCATCCGACAATCGTCAAGGTCAAGCCCACGGATGCCGCACCAGCGTCGTCGACGGTAACCCCAGAGATCATGTCGAGCTCTGTGACGGGACGACGAATCTCGGGGTCAATCACCGAGGCGAGGGAGGTGAGAACCGCGGCTTCGAGCTCAGCGTTCACGCTTCTCCGCGTCTTTGGTCTCGTCGTCTTTCTCGAGTTCTTCGAGCAGCGAGCGCAGTTCGGAACGAATGAAGTCTTTGCTCGCCAGATCGGTCATCGCGAGGCGAAGTGCGACAACTTCGCGCGCCAAATATTCGGTGTCGTTGAGGTTGCGCTCGGCACGCTGGCGGTCTTGCTCGATCTGTACGCGGTCGCGGTCATCCTGACGGTTCTGAGCCAACAGAATCATGGGAGCAGCGTAGGAGGCCTGCAGCGACAGTATGAGCGTCAACAGGGTGAAGTTGGTGGCGCGCGGGTCGAACTGCGCGTCGAGGGGCGCGCTCGTGTTGTAAATCAGCCAGACACCCACGAAAGCGGAGAGCCCGACAAGAAACCAGGGGGTTCCCATGCCGCGGGCGAACGCTTCGGAATAGCGGCCCATGCGGTCGCGGCTCTCGAAGATGCCGAAACCTGTACGCAGCCCCTTCGGGCTGTCGAGGCGTGCCTCATTGCGCTGAGACCGTGGAGTGCGTCGTTTAGCGAATGCCACGTGCTGACCTCCCTGCGCGAATGTCTTGCTGCTGAACGATAGTCAGCGGTCTAGTGGATGTGTCGTCAAAGCTGGCCGATTCATCTGTGGTGCTTCGCCAGTCGTCGGGAAGAAGATGGTCGAGCACGTCGTCAATGGTCACCACCCCGAGCAATCGATGGTTGTCATCGACAACCGGAACCGATACAAGGTCATAACTGGCGAGGATGCGCGACACCTCTGCCGCGGTCGTCGACGAGCGCACGGGTTCGAGCGTCTGGTCGATGAGCGCGCCGAGGCGTTCGTTGGGCGGGTAGCGCAGCATCCGT
Proteins encoded in this region:
- a CDS encoding P-loop NTPase, whose amino-acid sequence is MNAELEAAVLTSLASVIDPEIRRPVTELDMISGVTVDDAGAASVGLTLTIVGCPAATSIERDVREATERVAGITAVTVNVSVMTRAQREALTEKLRKGKPKTMQFGPDSLTQIVAVTSGKGGVGKSTLTANLAVSLAQSGLRVGVIDADVFGFSIPGLLGLHGAKPTQVGEMILPPVAYDVKVISIGMFVEDNTAVSWRGPMLHRTIQQFLTDVFFGDLDVLLLDLPPGTGDVAISLGQLLPHSDVVVVTTPQSAAADVAERSGLVARQTGQRVIGVIENMAGLPQPDGSVLELFGSGGGADAAAKLSTPEEPVSVLASIPLSIALREGGDAGVPVVIAAPEDPAAQAITALAATLRSLKRSVAGRKLGLSPR
- a CDS encoding DUF1003 domain-containing protein — encoded protein: MAFAKRRTPRSQRNEARLDSPKGLRTGFGIFESRDRMGRYSEAFARGMGTPWFLVGLSAFVGVWLIYNTSAPLDAQFDPRATNFTLLTLILSLQASYAAPMILLAQNRQDDRDRVQIEQDRQRAERNLNDTEYLAREVVALRLAMTDLASKDFIRSELRSLLEELEKDDETKDAEKRER